In Isoptericola jiangsuensis, the following proteins share a genomic window:
- a CDS encoding YbjN domain-containing protein, whose protein sequence is MSPRWRRALESVRRRGRADAPADLPGPLRAERIGDELVRRGYRFRTDDDGDLTGTWDGNRFWFLLLGEDAEILQVRGRWAGTLPDTARPAVLQACNDWNRERLWPKVYARAEDEGLALYGEVSVDLEHGVTDDQIAETLSCGLVTTSQFFASVATLADAAGS, encoded by the coding sequence GTGAGCCCCCGCTGGCGGCGGGCGCTGGAGTCGGTGCGGCGTCGGGGCCGGGCCGACGCCCCCGCGGACCTGCCGGGCCCGCTGCGGGCGGAGCGGATCGGCGACGAGCTGGTGCGGCGCGGTTACCGGTTCCGCACCGACGACGACGGCGACCTCACCGGCACGTGGGACGGGAACCGATTCTGGTTCCTGCTGCTGGGCGAGGACGCGGAGATCCTCCAGGTGCGGGGCCGCTGGGCGGGCACCCTGCCCGACACGGCGCGACCGGCCGTGCTCCAGGCGTGCAACGACTGGAACCGTGAGCGGCTGTGGCCCAAGGTGTACGCCCGCGCCGAGGACGAGGGCCTGGCCCTGTACGGAGAGGTGTCGGTGGACCTGGAGCACGGCGTGACCGACGACCAGATCGCCGAGACCCTGTCGTGCGGCCTGGTGACGACGTCGCAGTTCTTCGCGAGCGTCGCGACGCTCGCGGACGCCGCCGGGTCCTGA
- a CDS encoding YbjN domain-containing protein has protein sequence MRFFGSRRTSRTSGARTDDVDVDLSGADLEAVLLAGSVGEVAGVRPVPVTRERVSAWMDSCGFTYFVDSDGDLGGMWHGRLFYFLVLGSGGEVLQVRGQWHREATIERLGEVLELCNEWNAEHIWPKTYARVRDDGAVVVCAETTVSLEHGASDAQLGQLLHCGLSTGAMFFEHLDRYFVDPLQVAS, from the coding sequence GTGAGGTTCTTCGGGTCGCGCCGCACCAGCCGGACGTCCGGTGCCCGTACCGACGACGTCGACGTCGACCTGTCGGGCGCCGACCTCGAGGCGGTGCTCCTCGCGGGCTCCGTGGGCGAGGTCGCGGGGGTGCGTCCCGTCCCGGTCACCCGGGAACGGGTGAGCGCCTGGATGGACTCGTGCGGGTTCACCTACTTCGTGGACTCCGATGGCGACCTCGGCGGGATGTGGCACGGCCGGCTGTTCTACTTCCTCGTCCTCGGCTCCGGCGGCGAGGTGCTGCAGGTCCGTGGCCAGTGGCACCGCGAGGCGACGATCGAACGTCTCGGCGAGGTGCTCGAGCTCTGCAACGAGTGGAACGCCGAGCACATCTGGCCCAAGACGTACGCGCGGGTGCGCGACGACGGCGCCGTGGTGGTGTGCGCGGAGACGACCGTCAGCCTCGAGCACGGGGCGTCCGACGCCCAGCTCGGCCAGCTGCTGCACTGCGGCCTGTCCACCGGGGCCATGTTCTTCGAGCACCTGGACCGGTACTTCGTCGACCCGCTGCAGGTGGCGTCGTGA